One Rosa chinensis cultivar Old Blush chromosome 5, RchiOBHm-V2, whole genome shotgun sequence genomic region harbors:
- the LOC112166371 gene encoding protein diaphanous homolog 1 isoform X1 produces the protein MATEQEISQALEALIHASDAPKFATLNDVVQQLESKLGGHDLSHKSDFIRAQIHYLLQSHPPPTPPPPQPQPPPKDHFALQQNPNYHPPPSAFQTFASHPPQLPSPKPKPEPEPSPPPVPASVSASDPPPKDGAKPKPKRKGGPGGLNKLCGVSPELQVIVGHPTLPRTEIVKQLWAYIRKHNLQDPGNKRKIICNDELRLVFETDCTDMFKMNKLLAKHIIALEPSKQPVPKKPKVVADSGTKSSQSGPSVIISEALANFFGVGGREMLQSEVLQRIWEYIKVNRLEDPLNPMAILCDAKLQDIFGCESISALGIPEVLARHHIFRRS, from the exons atgGCGACAGAGCAAGAGATATCGCAAGCTTTAGAAGCCCTGATCCACGCCTCCGACGCCCCGAAGTTCGCCACTCTAAACGACGTCGTGCAGCAGCTCGAGTCCAAGCTCGGCGGCCACGACCTCTCCCACAAGTCCGACTTCATTCGGGCCCAGATCCACTACCTTCTCCAATCCCACCCGCCACCAACTCCCCCTCCTCCCCAGCCTCAACCTCCTCCTAAAGACCATTTTGCCCTCCAGCAAAACCCCAATTACCACCCGCCTCCCTCCGCCTTCCAGACCTTCGCCTCCCACCCTCCTCAACTTCCTTCTCCCAAGCCCAAGCCCGAGCCCGAGCCCAGCCCTCCTCCCGTACCCGCATCCGTTTCCGCCTCCGACCCGCCGCCTAAGGATGG CGCTAAACCTAAACCAAAGAGAAAAGGAGGCCCAGGGGGTTTAAACAAACTTTGTGGTGTTTCGCCTGAACTACAGGTCATTGTTGGCCATCCAACTCTTCCGAGGACTGAG ATTGTGAAGCAACTGTGGGCTTACATAAGAAAACACAACCTCCAAGACCCCGGTAACAAGAGGAAAATTATTTGCAATGATGAGCTGCGGTTGGTTTTCGAGACAGACTGTACTGATATGTTTAAGATGAACAAGTTGCTGGCTAAACATATCATTGCACTTGAACCTTCAA AACAGCCAGTTCCCAAGAAGCCCAAGGTTGTCGCGGACTCTGGAACAAAGAGTTCCCAGTCAGGTCCTTCTGTGATAATATCTGAAGCACTTGCAAatttttttggtgttggtgGGAGGGAGATGCTCCAGTCTGAGGTTTTGCAACGAATATGGGAATACATAAAGGTCAACCGTCTGGAG GATCCTCTGAATCCAATGGCTATTCTATGTGATGCAAAGCTTCAAGATATCTTTGGTTGTGAAAGCATCTCTGCATTGGGAATACCTGAAGTGTTGGCACGTCATCACATATTCAGGAGATCATGA
- the LOC112166370 gene encoding putative lipid-transfer protein DIR1, which produces MARFSGALSQWVMVVLLIALLEGAHAVSICNIDSAQLNYCRPSVTGKSPRPPSKKCCGVVHQANLPCLCNYKAVLPSFGIDPARAMALPKKCGMKTPPECVA; this is translated from the exons ATGGCAAGGTTTAGTGGAGCTTTGTCGCAATGGGTGATGGTAGTTCTGTTGATTGCACTGCTGGAGGGAGCCCATGCTGTCTCGATATGTAACATCGACTCTGCACAGCTCAACTATTGCCGCCCATCAGTGACCGGCAAGTCACCAAGACCGCCATCAAAGAAATGTTGTGGTGTTGTGCACCAAGCCAACTTGCCCTGCCTGTGCAACTACAAGGCAGTCCTCCCTTCCTTTGGAATCGACCCTGCACGAGCAATGGCATTGCCTAAGAAATGTGGCATGAAAACACCACCTGAATGCG TGGCTTGA
- the LOC112166371 gene encoding protein diaphanous homolog 1 isoform X2 yields the protein MATEQEISQALEALIHASDAPKFATLNDVVQQLESKLGGHDLSHKSDFIRAQIHYLLQSHPPPTPPPPQPQPPPKDHFALQQNPNYHPPPSAFQTFASHPPQLPSPKPKPEPEPSPPPVPASVSASDPPPKDGAKPKPKRKGGPGGLNKLCGVSPELQVIVGHPTLPRTEIVKQLWAYIRKHNLQDPGNKRKIICNDELRLVFETDCTDMFKMNKLLAKHIIALEPSKQPVPKKPKVVADSGTKSSQSGPSVIISEALANFFGVGGREMLQSEVLQRIWEYIKVNRLEL from the exons atgGCGACAGAGCAAGAGATATCGCAAGCTTTAGAAGCCCTGATCCACGCCTCCGACGCCCCGAAGTTCGCCACTCTAAACGACGTCGTGCAGCAGCTCGAGTCCAAGCTCGGCGGCCACGACCTCTCCCACAAGTCCGACTTCATTCGGGCCCAGATCCACTACCTTCTCCAATCCCACCCGCCACCAACTCCCCCTCCTCCCCAGCCTCAACCTCCTCCTAAAGACCATTTTGCCCTCCAGCAAAACCCCAATTACCACCCGCCTCCCTCCGCCTTCCAGACCTTCGCCTCCCACCCTCCTCAACTTCCTTCTCCCAAGCCCAAGCCCGAGCCCGAGCCCAGCCCTCCTCCCGTACCCGCATCCGTTTCCGCCTCCGACCCGCCGCCTAAGGATGG CGCTAAACCTAAACCAAAGAGAAAAGGAGGCCCAGGGGGTTTAAACAAACTTTGTGGTGTTTCGCCTGAACTACAGGTCATTGTTGGCCATCCAACTCTTCCGAGGACTGAG ATTGTGAAGCAACTGTGGGCTTACATAAGAAAACACAACCTCCAAGACCCCGGTAACAAGAGGAAAATTATTTGCAATGATGAGCTGCGGTTGGTTTTCGAGACAGACTGTACTGATATGTTTAAGATGAACAAGTTGCTGGCTAAACATATCATTGCACTTGAACCTTCAA AACAGCCAGTTCCCAAGAAGCCCAAGGTTGTCGCGGACTCTGGAACAAAGAGTTCCCAGTCAGGTCCTTCTGTGATAATATCTGAAGCACTTGCAAatttttttggtgttggtgGGAGGGAGATGCTCCAGTCTGAGGTTTTGCAACGAATATGGGAATACATAAAGGTCAACCGTCTGGAG TTGTAG
- the LOC112163759 gene encoding uncharacterized protein LOC112163759 translates to MAYRAKRAALLEVEESIIQQYARLRDYGRDLQRVDPATTIDIKCAFPNTSNLPDMEDMKAFDLDAYKWLTAKERPARHWCRAYFNTNGDCDIMINNLCESFNSWILEARGKPPVTMFEELRVKLMKRVAMRKEKMEAYHGNICPKPRVVMEKNKLKAATDCIATFNGGDIAEVDNIEGLKNVVKLRMRTCTCRWWDLSGIPCKHVVFAIYLKRHDPYDYVVACYLKKTYMSIYNNLIQPVNSMDLWSITEGPPILPPQYSRQPGRTKTIRMKDASEKSKQGKKPPMTKNELRQKAKERAEFQRKKKAALKASRLEAKKSAPKRSRPVASTQQSSRPIQAGSSPTSSRSVQGSNASTKKAATPSRSSQRVR, encoded by the exons ATGGCTTATAGAGCCAAGAGGGCTGCTCTTTTGGAAGTAGAAGAATCCATAATTCAACAATATGCAAGGCTGAGAGATTATGGAAGAGATCTTCAGAGGGTTGATCCTGCCACTACAATTGATATTAAGTGTGCTTTCCCCAATACCAGCAACCTTCCA GATATGGAGGATATGAAGGCCTTTGACCTTGATGCATACAAGTGGCTTACAG CAAAAGAGAGGCCTGCAAGACATTGGTGCAGAGCATATTTCAACACAAATGGGGACTGTGACATAATGATAAACAATCTTTGTGAGAGTTTTAATAGTTGGATATTGGAGGCCAGAGGCAAGCCACCAGTTACCATGTTTGAAGAGTTGAGGGTGAAGTTAATGAAGAGAGTTGCAATGAGGAAGGAAAAAATGGAGGCTTACCATGGCAATATCTGTCCAAAGCCAAGGGTGGTTATGGAGAAGAATAAGCTGAAGGCTGCAACAGACTGCATAGCAACATTTAATGGTGGTGACATTGCTGAGGTAGACAATATTGAGGGATTGAAGAATGTGGTCAAGTTAAGAATGAGGACATGCACTTGCAGGTGGTGGGACTTGTCCGGAATACCTTGCAAGCATGTTGTCTTTGCCATTTACTTAAAGAGGCATGATCCATATGATTATGTGGTAGCATGTTATTTGAAGAAGACCTATATGAGTATCTACAACAACCTCATCCAACCTGTAAATAGCATGGATTTATGGTCAATAACTGAAGGTCCTCCTATTTTGCCTCCACAATATTCAAGGCAGCCTGGTAGGACCAAAACAATAAGAATGAAGGATGCTTCAGAAAAG TCCAAGCAAGGAAAAAAACCACCCATGACCAAGAATGAGTTGAGGcagaaagccaaagaaagagCTGAGTTTCAAAGG AAAAAGAAGGCTGCCTTAAAGGCATCAAGGTTGGAAGCAAAGAAGTCTGCCCCAAAGAGATCAAGGCCTGTAGCATCTACCCAGCAAAGTTCAAGGCCTATACAAGCTGGATCTTCCCCAACAAGTTCAAGGTCTGTACAAGGTTCCAATGCATCAACTAAGAAGGCTGCAACACCCTCAAGGTCCTCTCAAAGGGTTAGATAG
- the LOC112166371 gene encoding coiled-coil domain-containing protein 200 isoform X3, translating to MATEQEISQALEALIHASDAPKFATLNDVVQQLESKLGGHDLSHKSDFIRAQIHYLLQSHPPPTPPPPQPQPPPKDHFALQQNPNYHPPPSAFQTFASHPPQLPSPKPKPEPEPSPPPVPASVSASDPPPKDGAKPKPKRKGGPGGLNKLCGVSPELQVIVGHPTLPRTEIVKQLWAYIRKHNLQDPGNKRKIICNDELRLVFETDCTDMFKMNKLLAKHIIALEPSTSSQEAQGCRGLWNKEFPVRSFCDNI from the exons atgGCGACAGAGCAAGAGATATCGCAAGCTTTAGAAGCCCTGATCCACGCCTCCGACGCCCCGAAGTTCGCCACTCTAAACGACGTCGTGCAGCAGCTCGAGTCCAAGCTCGGCGGCCACGACCTCTCCCACAAGTCCGACTTCATTCGGGCCCAGATCCACTACCTTCTCCAATCCCACCCGCCACCAACTCCCCCTCCTCCCCAGCCTCAACCTCCTCCTAAAGACCATTTTGCCCTCCAGCAAAACCCCAATTACCACCCGCCTCCCTCCGCCTTCCAGACCTTCGCCTCCCACCCTCCTCAACTTCCTTCTCCCAAGCCCAAGCCCGAGCCCGAGCCCAGCCCTCCTCCCGTACCCGCATCCGTTTCCGCCTCCGACCCGCCGCCTAAGGATGG CGCTAAACCTAAACCAAAGAGAAAAGGAGGCCCAGGGGGTTTAAACAAACTTTGTGGTGTTTCGCCTGAACTACAGGTCATTGTTGGCCATCCAACTCTTCCGAGGACTGAG ATTGTGAAGCAACTGTGGGCTTACATAAGAAAACACAACCTCCAAGACCCCGGTAACAAGAGGAAAATTATTTGCAATGATGAGCTGCGGTTGGTTTTCGAGACAGACTGTACTGATATGTTTAAGATGAACAAGTTGCTGGCTAAACATATCATTGCACTTGAACCTTCAA CCAGTTCCCAAGAAGCCCAAGGTTGTCGCGGACTCTGGAACAAAGAGTTCCCAGTCAGGTCCTTCTGTGATAATATCTGA